The window catccatttgaaagagaggccatgcattgttaattgcaaCCGACAACAATACTCTAACAGTGTTCATTTTTGCCACCGGAGCAAATGTCTCTTTATAATCGACGTCATAGGTTTGTGTAAAACCTCGAGCAACCAAGCGAGCCTTATTCCTTTCGATTgtgccatctgaatgaaacttaGTTTTGTACACCCAACGACTCCCCACTgccttctttccttttggaagtttcactatagtccatgtgttattttcatgGAGGGCTTGAAGCTCATCTGCCATAGCATTTCTCCACTCACTGTGAAGATTGGCTTCTTGAAAAATTTGAGGTTCTCGAGCTTCATTAATGGCACTTAGGAATGTAGCAAAAGAAGATGAGACTTTGCTATAATCAATAACATCAGTCACGGGATATCTGGCAGTGTAGGTCACATAATCATGCAACTTGGATGGAAGTTTCCTTTCTCGTGCAGGATTGCGACGAACTGTAGGAGATTGAACTACAGGTATTTGAACAACATCATGGTTGGAAGGATCACTGGAGGGTGCAGTGTGAATCTCCGATGAGGAAGGGTTTTCATCTTCAAGGTGTTCCACCGAGTGAAGGTTAACATCATCCGGCACATGATCACTAGGAGTGCATGTTGCATCTTCTCCATTTGGatatggaaaaggaaataagtCCATCAAATGCTCCCCCTGTCTAGAGTAATCCAGTGATTGTGAGAAGTAAGGAAcatgttcttcaaatttaacatcccttgaaacaaccatttttTTAGTTGTTGAATTATAGCACTTGTAACCTTTTTGGGTAGATGAATAACCTAGAAAGACACATTTGGCAGCCCTTGGGTCTAGCTTGTCacgattttgagtttgaatgtgaacaaagcatgtacacccaaagactctcaaatgggaaaagttgatctttctatttttcaagacctcataaggtgatttaaaattcaacactttactaggcaatctattgatgagatatgccgCAGTAAGGactccttgagaccaaaacttcttaggcacattcatgtgaaacataagagctctagtcttctcaagtagatctctattcttcctctcggccaccccattttgttgaggtgttccaACACAGCTTGTTTGGTGTAATATACCATGCGTGCTCAAGTAGTGTGACATGTTATGAGACATATATTCTGTGCCGTTATCTGAtcgtaaaatatgaatttttaaagCAAATTGGGTGGCCacaagtctatgaaaatcttgaaaaacttccatcacttcacttttaaatttcaaaagatacaaccaagtaatccttgtgaaatcatccacaaaagttacaaaatatttgtatccatcaaaagactctatagttggtccccaaacatcggaatgcacgatttcaaaagggttactagccctagacaaagaggaagtaaatggtaatctagtaaacttagaaaaatgacaaacatcacaaggacttgtaactttgcacatatttgggaacaaggtggatagaactttttcagaaggatgtgctagacgttggtgccaaagttgttgttcttgagctaagcttgaagtgacttgaaaaaccttgggaacttgaatatgcttggaaagatagtagagaccatttaagaaaaatccttcaccaatcgtcttcttggtgactACATCCTGAAAGATcacatttttgggagagaaaatggcaagacaatttaatgagtttgtgatcttgctaacagataaaagttgaaaagggaatgagggaacataaagagcctcagactcgacatcacttgagatcaaatgtatttttccttttcccacaACCATAGCATTTTTTCCATTGGCAACTGACACTTGAGATGGAAtagaaaatttttcaaatttatgcaagtttgtagacttgttagtcatatgatcagtggctccagaatctataatccaataatcatgcacaTTACCAATGTTGAGAGCAGTTGAGAAGGAGTGTAAGATACCTGGGATGTCCCTTTGTACCACGCCTTCATTTCCAGCCAGGAAGCCAGCAAACTGTCTTAGTAGTGCAGTTTGATTGTTGTCACACTGATTTAGTGGTCCTTCACTATCTCCAAGACCTTGTTTCTTGTGAAGAAACATAGCAAACTCGTTGATCAGTGCAGCTGGATTAGTGGTGAACTTCAGTTCTCCATCAGAAGAAGTTGTGGCAACATGATTTGCCTTGTAAGAAAGGTTGTACGAGCCTTTCGAGACACCTTTGTTATCCCTAGGAAACTTTGGTTTTAACTCTGGATGAAGAATCCAGCATCGGTCTCTTGAGTGCCCACCAGCATCACAATGGCTACATTTTAAGccagttttctttcctttgtagcCTCTCTCCTCACCAAGTTTTTGGTTAGAGAAGTAAGCCCTAGCTTCTGGTATATTTGCCTTCATGTCTAAggtcatgactttccttcgaacctcttctctttgaattgTGGCACACACACTTGAAAAAGAAGGCAGGTCGGGATTCATGAGGATATGGCTTCGAAGATCTTCGAATTCAGGGCTCAGGCTTGCTAGGAGTTGgaatattttgtcttcctcgGCTCTTTTAGTTAGCACAGCAGCGTCGATGGTGTGTGGTCGATACACATTCAGCTCGTTCCACATAGTGGTCAGCTTTCCAAGATGTTGCACAAATGGCTTCCCTTCCTGTTGCAAACCAGCAATGTCCTTCTTTAACTGAAACACTCTAGCCGCATTGTTCTGATTTCCATACatttccttgagatttttccaaagagtcatggaggattcaacatagctaaaaatttctgcaatcttacGATCCATGGAATTGAGTAGCCACGACATGACCAACTGGTCTTTGCATAGCCAAGCATCATACTCCGGTGAGGTAGTCTCAGGCATTGGAATAGCACCATTAACATAACCAAGCTTTGATCGTCCTCCCAGAGCAAGAGAAAATGCTCTCTCccatggaagatagttaaactcatttaGCAAGACAGAACTAAGACGTTGATTTGGGTTGATATCAATATCTGAgtgtggtgatggtggagtAGCATGAAAGCCGTCTCCTTCCAAATTTACTAAGCTTTCTTCAACCATGATTGAAGGACAAGAAACTCACAAATCTGTCAAGAGAACACAACAGAGACAGGCCGGTTAGGgtcactgctctgataccatattgaattttgatgtctatattttgtattatgtgaaaccaagtacaaggaaagctcatataaatgagcggaagaaaggaaaagaaacagaagccgaaaacaaggaaaagcaaagcagaaagaaaggaaaagcaaagcagaaaacatggaaaagtaaagcagaaaacatggaaaagtactTCCTTGATTTATGCTTTACCTACAACTAAAGGTGAGGACAATCAACAACTGTCACCACTATGACAACTATGACAGCAAATGCACCATACATACACCCATGCTTTCTTCCAATAATACTCTTCCAAATATACGATCCATTGGCATTGACCTGAGCACCCAGAAAGTCGGTTATATGAAAGTAGCGGGTTTGAAAACATAATAGGCAAAAAAGTCAGGTTGTTGAGAGAAACGCCATCCTTGTTTCGACAATAAGGCAAGGTTAAAAGCATAGAAATCCCTTAAACCAAGACCTCTTTCGTGTTTAGGCTTGCATAAGTGACGCCAATTGAGCCAATGGATTTTCCGCTTGCCCGGATCACCACTCTACCAAAATTTTGCAATCATCATGTTTAATTCTTCACATAAGAATttgggaagaagaaaacattgCATAGAATACATAGGCAAGGCTTGTGCCACTATTTTCACTAACAATTCTCGCCCCACGCAACTCAATAAGCCACCACACCAACTCTGTAGTTTTTTTCCAAAGCCGATCTTCACATACGAAAAAGTTTCCTTCTTCGACTTCCTGACTAGCACTGGTAATCCCAAATACTTATCATGAAGGTTCGCTCTCCTCACACCAAGACAGTCAACAAGTAGTTGCTTTCATAATTTGTGAGATTGGGACTAAAAGAGACACAACTCTTTTCAAAGGTCACTGCTTGTCTGGATGCTAATTCATACGCACGCAATACCTTCCTAATATTCTGGCACTCATTGAGCGTACCCCGAGCGAAAAGAAAGCTGTCATTTGCAAAGAACAGATGTTGAATACTCGGAGCTAGGCAACACACCTTGATACCTTGCAGATCCCCATTGGATTTTGCCTACGTAAGGAGAGCCGAGAGGCCCTCGGCAcatgtaacaaataaataagggCATAAAGGATCCCCTTGTCGAATTCCCCTTATGGGATGCACATACCCTACCAGATCGCCATTCAACTTTAGcgagactaaatttttagactaaatgttaaaaactaaatgaattgaaagttgatgattggattattacttaaacgttgataaacatgcttatttcttattggtgacacatcatttagtttgcaaatttgagtaatgctagggagactaaatttgtagataaagtTTTAGAAACTAAAGGACATGGAAGTTGTTAATTGGTTTATTACCTAAATgttgataaacgtgttcattCATGTTGGTGAATTACCTAATGTCCACCTTCAATGCCATAAGCCCATTCAACCCCGAGGACCGTTTATCCATATAATGAGCAACTTCCGCGGCAACTAAATAATATTCGGAAATCAACCGCCCCGAAATAAAAGCATTCTGGGTGGGAGATATGATATGGGGAAGAATTAGCTTCAGTCTATTTGTTAATACCTTCACCATAATTTTATAAAGAACATTACACAGGCTTATAAGGTTATGTCAACTTCCTTAGGATTTGCCCTGATAAAACCATAGCACGGATTCCATTACACACATCAAGACCTACAATCCCCCAGTGTTTTTGATAAAACCCGGGAGACATACCATCGGGTTCAGGTGCTTTGGTGGAATGCATTTGGAAGACTGCACACTTCTCATCCGTGATAGGCCTCCCAAGGTCGTTGTTCATCTCCTCTATTACCGAAGGTGTGATATTACATAAAATATCTTCGAAATTAGCAGCACCATTGGAAGTAAATAAGGTGGAAAAATAGGATACCACCACATCTTCCATTTCCTTACGGTCTTCATGCCATACCCAACCATCATCCATAAGACTATGCAGCCAATTCCTCTTTTGTCTTCTATTTGAATTTTGGTGGAAATATTTGGTGTTACAATTGCCAAGTTTgacccaattttcttttgttctgtCTCCAAAATAGCTCCTCTTGCTCAagaaaattatttaatcttCCAATTAGCTCCTTCTTTTGCTCAATCGATCTTCGAAAAACGGTTGATCCAAAATACTTGTAAGTTTATCCTTGACTTCCCTAATTGCCCACGGCCCAGTCCTGGCAAGTAATTCGCTTGTATtaaaacaactataaataaTAGTTCAGTAAAgactatgataaaaaccaaattaggctaagccacacaattgAATGCATAATAATGTGGATCAAACTCGCTATTTATGAATcgaatatctctttaaacccttACAACCTCTCTCTACCTTCAATTTTGCAGAACCTATCAATGTAGCACTGCCTCATGCCCAATATCTGCATTTACAGGCAAGGCAACCCCAAATTATTTCAGAAATCAAACCCACAACAAAACTTCAAAAGGTcctccttgaaaattttgaattcttacAACTTAATGTCATTTTGAGAGCTGGAAGATCTACGGTTCTATGGGTTTAAAATTTCTTCGAATTTTTAGCTCTTTAAAAATAGAGATTTCTgctatttttaattttcctttttttttttttaatttttctatcaattgcttcaatgaatttttatttgatcTTTTTCCTAAAGTTTCGCATATTGTGAAAGACGTCAAGGAAGCGCATATTGTGAAAGCCGGCCACATTATTATAATTTCCTTGACTTCAGGTCAGCGTGGAAGGCAAGGAAGCTGCTTTGCATATTGTGAAGTCGAGAAAAGAGGCCTTATCGTAAGTTCATAACACACGAGGTGGATCAGTCTTTGACATTTAATCTCTCAGCATCTCATCCTTTTTAGTAATCGAACGATCATGGATTCAACGACCAGTGAAGGagcctcttcctcttcctcttcgtctACTTCTTACACCCATTCATGGACATATGATGTCTTCCTCAGTTTTAGAGGAGAGGATACCCGCTACAATTTTGTAGGTCATCTGTTCAACAATTTGGTTCAGAAGGGAATCAAAACCTTCATGGACGATGAGGCGCTTAAAAGAGGAGAGGAAATATCGTTGGGGCTTCTCAAAGCAATTGAGGATTCGAGGATTTCTGTTGTTGTCTTCTCCGAAAACTACGCTTCCTCGCAGTGGTGCTTAGATGAACTCGTTCACATCTTTCACTGTAAAGAACAACTGCAGCAGAtggtttttccagttttctacAAGTTGGATCCATCGGATGTGAGGAACCAAAGAGAGAGTTTCGGTAAGGCACTTGCTGACCAtgaaagcaaactcaaagataACATGGACAAGGTGTTGAGATGGAGAGAAACTCTTACAAAAGCAGCAAATTTGTCTGGCTGGTCATTCCTGGCCGACGGGTATTTTTCTGATCTCTATGTACTTGCAAACCTATCATTCAAATGTAAAATAAGCTTATTATTTGCTTCAATTCATAAGCATAATATcaaggctttttagtcaaaatggttttTCTGAGATGAGCATAATTCTCTATTTTGTTcttaagatttaaaatcgatagaagtggttcttgaaattgtccatcatcaatcattttggttattacgtaaaaaaaatctttgttaaattgagtgtatttttgtcaaatcaatcaCTCCACTTGAATTGGGGGTTTCTTCAGTTTAACTgagatttttcacagaatgatcaaaatgattgataatgGACACTCTCATGAaccacttctatcaattttaaattttggtgatcaaaatgaagagttataaCAATTTTAGCAACTATTTTAGTTAAAAAGACtaacataaatatataacatttgagaaatgctaaggagacccTCTCAAAGTGGAACTTTCCATGAGCTCTCTCACACCTCATAGTTTAGTGTTAGTTCCtttgccaacattataaaacattatagCAAAAATCAGGTGGCAAAAAGTTCATGGAGAATCTCACTTTTGAAATATTAACCTTAGCATTTTTCATAATATTTTGATATTATTCCATCACAATATTATAGGAAAACTTGTTTAAGTTATTCATTATTAGTATATGAAGCAAACACATATTGAAGAATATGATCCCACATCAGTAatatgacaaaataatatacaacaAATATATGAGAGTTTGCACTGTTAATATTAGCGAgaatttttgtgataaaatctaaTACCGACTAGTAGGAGATTAAATTGAGACAATATCGGTAATGCTAATAGTGAATCATGTTCAGCCTATAAAATTCATCAACACATAGCTAAATGCCATTCATCTATACTTAATATATAATGCCAACAACCAATTTGAGGTCATGGGCTTCACCAAAAAGAATGGGACACAAATGACCCCCCaaataaaaaagttcaaaaccaGCTGAAATGAATGCATAAAATAGTTCAGGAGtaattttgtcataaaaaaatatttattttttttatgacgtAGAATATTCAAATGTTTCTTCTAGCATGGtctaatattattaatttaatccAAATGTTTGACTTTCGTTTTCTTAAGTAGAGTTGTCACTTGAAATATTGATTACATGGAACATCCACGAATTTCTTCAGtttaattataataatattcttttttatgCTTTTAAACTTGTAGGCATGAATataaatttattcaaaaaattgTTGAAGAGATTTCGGTCCATGTTTTAGAGGGTACCCATTTGAATGTGGCAAAGTACCCAGTTGGAATAGAGTCACGTGTCAAACAATCCAGTTCGGTTTTTTTGGATCCTCCAGTCCTCGATCGCAAGCAATTAGCCCTCCAACGCCGTCAAGGACAAACCGAAGATCAAAAGCGCCACCAGCACCATTTCCTCTCCAGTCTCTCCCCCTCAAACCGCTCCTCTGACGCCGCACCGCCCGCAACCACCGCCAATTCTGATCAAGACCGAGATCGAGATCGAGATCGCAGTCCTTCAATGGTGCTGCTTCCGCCCTTGCTTTCTTAGCTGGAAGATTTGTAGGATTCGCTTTCTTATGTATGCTGTGTTACTGATTGGTTTGGCGATGCAGGCACAAGATTGCAGGCAGCTGGAAACTCAGATGAGGAGGAAGGTGTGGTTGCAGAacgggaagaagaagaatctgATAGTTTTGGGATTCACCGCTTTGTTTCTCATCATCGTTCTATTTATAGTAGTGGTGAGAAGTAGATACGCGCCCGCCTAGGCTACGGAGGTGGTCAAAAAAGAATAATACTTAACTACTTAAAATATGAGTAGGAAAAATATGAGTAGGAAttcttatttaaattttttttaaattattcattgtcaatttatagaatttcgtgtttataattagaatcattcaaattataaaTCACCTTATAAGCTTTCTACTCATCTTTAAGTAATCAAgtattgtttgaaaaaaaaaaaagaataatttttattttgcatttcatttttttaatgaaatggaAGGGACTTTTGAATACTTCAATGAACATTTATTATATGATTGTTCACTAtgtttttagtatgtttaatactttataatttatatcattttaatttgcaatgtatgtatctcaatacaattatgtattttgaaATAGGCCCGTAATGTACTATTGGCTTGGTAATTTAAATCAAATCCACACCATCTCAAAAAAATTCCAATCCATGTCAATACATTTGGGTCAAAAGTTGGAGTTGCAAAGCACAACAAAGACTATATTTTGGCCATGTGGGTCTCAAATGTTTTTAGCCTAGCCTTCTATTGGAAATGAATTTTGTATCAAAAACGAGTTATGTTTTGATTTATAACCTTTTGATCAGCTTGGTGGGAGATGGCCTTAGCTTTGGTTATTTTAGGCTCACATcatcgtattatttatactttgTTTGGTACTGAACCGGATAAGAAAatggaaggaaaaaaatttgacaaatctttgtttgtttgataCACTTTTCTCATATTTATACGTATTGAAAACCacacaaattttcaaataacaaagaaaaataataaattccatacatcaaattcaaaatattttccaaTAACAGAAAAAAAAGGTTCACAAAACACAACTACAATCATTACATTTCAAATTAATAGTTGTTTCAAACTGAACCATTGTTCCGGGTTTGAAACAACCATTATCACATCGTAAATTCTTAACAACTGCCTCCTTAAGTATGGACAACAATGCATCTTCTTCATATTGTTTCCAAACCCTTCTACTTACTTTTGGTTGACTACTTTGTTCACTTTCCATTCCAATAATTACATACACAATAAAATAGTATATAATCAACTGTGCATATAATTAATAGAAAGTGATAAAAACAATAAGCAAATCATCACACAGGGAACATCCCTGAGGTAGACCTGACATTCCTGTTGTGTTTTCTGTGTtcatgtcgttttcgtgtcatacttgatatcttaacgggtcgtgtcgtgtaacacccatTAAAATAAACGAGTAAATTGACCCAATAATATTAACAgttaatatgacccgacccttTACctattaaggaaaatatattttaaaccaataaataatcaaatgaaaaacataatactaaataaatatatacatatcatattgtcacatcctacTATTATTCTTTTCCCTGATAGTTCTCATTTACACCTTTCCTGGAATTATACAACTAATTTTTTTCCCTAATAATCCTTATT of the Pyrus communis chromosome 1, drPyrComm1.1, whole genome shotgun sequence genome contains:
- the LOC137728191 gene encoding uncharacterized protein; the encoded protein is MVEESLVNLEGDGFHATPPSPHSDIDINPNQRLSSVLLNEFNYLPWERAFSLALGGRSKLGYVNGAIPMPETTSPEYDAWLCKDQLVMSWLLNSMDRKIAEIFSYVESSMTLWKNLKEMYGNQNNAARVFQLKKDIAGLQQEGKPFVQHLGKLTTMWNELNVYRPHTIDAAVLTKRAEEDKIFQLLASLSPEFEDLRSHILMNPDLPSFSSVCATIQREEVRRKVMTLDMKANIPEARAYFSNQKLGEERGYKGKKTGLKCSHCDAGGHSRDRCWILHPELKPKFPRDNKGVSKGSYNLSYKANHVATTSSDGELKFTTNPAALINEFAMFLHKKQGLGDSEGPLNQCDNNQTALLRQFAGFLAGNEGVILEPLII
- the LOC137728200 gene encoding disease resistance protein RPV1-like; its protein translation is MDSTTSEGASSSSSSSTSYTHSWTYDVFLSFRGEDTRYNFVGHLFNNLVQKGIKTFMDDEALKRGEEISLGLLKAIEDSRISVVVFSENYASSQWCLDELVHIFHCKEQLQQMVFPVFYKLDPSDVRNQRESFGKALADHESKLKDNMDKVLRWRETLTKAANLSGWSFLADGYFSDLYVLANLSFKYLKSIEVVLEIVHHQSFWHEYKFIQKIVEEISVHVLEGTHLNVAKYPVGIESRVKQSSSVFLDPPVLDRKQLALQRRQGQTEDQKRHQHHFLSSLSPSNRSSDAAPPATTANSDQDRDRDRDRSTRLQAAGNSDEEEGVVAEREEEESDSFGIHRFVSHHRSIYSSGEK